A region from the Desulfocurvibacter africanus subsp. africanus DSM 2603 genome encodes:
- a CDS encoding response regulator: MSEKKVLVVDDEKHIRMLYQEELETEGYTVATSNGEEDILEVIERENPQVVILDIKLGSNRSGLDLLQEIRSQDQELPVILSTAYDTFQHDLKSIAADYYVVKSVDLSELKSKVDLAMQKAMARAK, from the coding sequence ATGAGCGAAAAGAAAGTGCTGGTAGTCGACGACGAGAAGCATATCCGCATGCTCTACCAGGAAGAATTGGAGACCGAAGGGTACACCGTGGCCACATCCAACGGGGAAGAGGACATCCTGGAGGTCATCGAGCGCGAGAATCCTCAAGTGGTCATACTGGACATCAAGCTCGGCTCCAATCGTTCGGGCTTGGACTTGTTGCAGGAGATCCGCAGCCAGGACCAGGAGCTGCCGGTTATCCTCAGCACGGCATATGATACTTTTCAGCACGATCTCAAATCCATTGCCGCCGATTACTACGTGGTCAAGTCCGTGGATTTGTCCGAACTCAAATCCAAGGTCGATCTGGCCATGCAAAAGGCCATGGCCCGCGCCAAGTAG
- a CDS encoding ATP-binding protein — translation MKCRRCRQEAEVALPSHTTGFCRECYFLYFRRQIERAIKKHGMFGPQDKILVALSGGKDSLALMYELADQGYDVTGLHVYLGIGRSSEQARHLVESFCAKHGFKLMIADMPAEGLAIPEVKECISRPICSVCGKIKRHYFNRIALEHGFTALATGHNLDDEVARLFANTLRWDAAYLSDQGPTLSEDSGFARKVKPLYRLTEFETAAYSFLRGIDYGVDPCPYSSGASFTSHKALWETLEEKSPGSKIHFYDGFLKSGRKAFQSLERESGVELSPCGECGSPTSGEICGVCLVRRRVQARRQNQSATQIES, via the coding sequence ATGAAATGCAGACGATGCCGGCAAGAGGCCGAGGTCGCCCTGCCCAGCCATACGACAGGTTTTTGCCGGGAGTGCTACTTTCTCTACTTTCGTCGCCAGATCGAGCGGGCTATCAAGAAGCATGGCATGTTTGGGCCGCAAGATAAGATCCTTGTAGCTCTTTCCGGAGGCAAGGATTCACTCGCGCTCATGTATGAGCTTGCTGATCAAGGCTACGACGTAACAGGTTTGCACGTATATTTAGGCATAGGAAGATCATCGGAACAGGCAAGACACTTGGTCGAGAGCTTTTGCGCAAAGCATGGTTTCAAGCTCATGATCGCGGACATGCCAGCCGAAGGCTTGGCAATTCCCGAAGTGAAAGAGTGCATCAGCCGACCGATATGTTCCGTATGCGGAAAGATAAAGCGTCACTACTTCAACCGCATTGCCCTTGAACATGGCTTTACCGCCCTGGCCACGGGCCACAACCTGGACGATGAAGTCGCCAGGCTGTTCGCCAATACCCTGCGCTGGGACGCGGCCTATCTGAGCGACCAGGGGCCGACCCTGTCCGAGGACTCGGGTTTTGCGCGCAAGGTCAAGCCTCTGTACCGCCTCACGGAGTTCGAAACCGCGGCCTACAGCTTTTTGCGCGGCATCGATTATGGCGTGGATCCCTGTCCCTACAGCTCAGGCGCTTCGTTCACCAGCCACAAGGCCCTGTGGGAAACCTTGGAGGAAAAAAGCCCCGGCTCCAAGATCCACTTTTATGACGGCTTTCTGAAGAGCGGCCGCAAGGCTTTCCAGTCTCTGGAGCGCGAGTCCGGCGTCGAGTTGTCGCCGTGCGGCGAGTGCGGCTCGCCCACCTCGGGCGAAATCTGTGGAGTTTGCCTTGTGCGCAGGCGCGTGCAGGCGCGCCGGCAGAACCAGTCGGCGACACAGATCGAGTCGTGA
- the trpS gene encoding tryptophan--tRNA ligase, with product MIQAANRIVSGMRPTGPLHLGHYFGVLLNWLQMQQEHECFYFVADWHALTTSYDEPRKIKGFVPELVKDWLASGLDPERCVIFQQSQIKEHAELHLLLSMLTPVGWLERNPTYKEVREQMQKDLSTYGFLGYPVLMCTDIIMYKPKWVPVGQDQLPHLELTREIVRRFNHLYGDYFPEPEAKLTESAKLPGLDGRKMSKSYGNAIYLKDPMDEIRSKVMSMLTDTKRMRLKDPGNPPDCNLYPYLQLFEKQDYLKEVWDGCINATRGCGDCKKRLAVSLAEFLEPLQARRAEYDRNPDLVRDVLRQGDAKAREIAQQTMANVRTLLNFDF from the coding sequence ATGATTCAAGCTGCAAACCGCATCGTCTCCGGCATGCGCCCTACCGGGCCGCTCCATCTGGGCCACTATTTCGGCGTGCTTCTCAATTGGCTCCAGATGCAGCAGGAGCACGAGTGCTTCTACTTCGTGGCCGACTGGCACGCCCTGACGACCTCCTATGACGAGCCGCGCAAGATCAAGGGATTCGTACCCGAATTGGTCAAGGACTGGCTGGCCTCGGGGCTCGACCCCGAACGCTGCGTCATCTTCCAGCAGTCGCAGATCAAGGAGCATGCCGAGCTGCACCTGCTCCTGTCCATGCTCACGCCCGTGGGCTGGCTGGAACGCAATCCCACCTACAAAGAGGTCCGCGAGCAGATGCAGAAGGACCTCTCCACTTACGGATTCCTGGGCTATCCCGTACTCATGTGCACGGATATCATCATGTACAAGCCCAAGTGGGTGCCCGTGGGACAGGACCAGCTTCCGCACCTGGAACTGACCCGCGAAATCGTGCGCCGCTTCAACCACTTGTATGGCGACTATTTTCCCGAACCCGAGGCCAAGCTCACCGAGTCGGCCAAACTGCCGGGGCTGGACGGCCGCAAGATGAGCAAGTCCTATGGCAATGCCATATATCTCAAGGACCCCATGGACGAGATCCGGTCCAAGGTCATGAGCATGCTCACGGACACCAAACGCATGCGCCTCAAGGACCCCGGCAACCCGCCCGACTGCAACCTGTACCCGTACCTCCAACTCTTCGAGAAGCAGGACTACCTCAAGGAAGTCTGGGATGGTTGCATTAACGCCACGCGTGGCTGCGGCGACTGCAAGAAACGTCTGGCCGTGAGCCTGGCCGAGTTCCTTGAGCCCCTCCAGGCCCGCCGCGCCGAATACGACCGCAACCCGGACTTGGTCCGGGATGTCCTGCGCCAAGGCGACGCCAAGGCCAGGGAAATAGCGCAGCAGACCATGGCCAATGTAAGGACCCTGCTCAACTTCGACTTTTAG
- a CDS encoding alpha/beta hydrolase produces the protein MPRNQDLIGQPVLEPRTKAFLDALAAQGGPQIYELSVADARKVLSDAQAGDVAKLPADIEDRRISTGPQGEVAIRIVRPQGSTGALPVVMYFHGGGWVLGDKNTHDRLIREIANGAHAAVVFVEYTPSPEARYPVAIEEAYAATKWIAENGRTLNLDTSRLAVVGDSVGGNMAAAVTLLAKERGGPSIDFQVLFYPVTDADFDTPSYQQFASGHFLTREGMKWFWNHYAPDMDAREEPTASPLKASIDQLRGLPPALIINGECDVLRDEGESYARKLIQAGVPVTATRYLGTIHDFVMLNAITDTPAPRAAIALANDMLREAFGQESARAAA, from the coding sequence ATGCCAAGGAATCAGGATTTGATCGGCCAACCGGTCCTGGAGCCACGCACCAAGGCGTTTCTTGATGCCCTTGCGGCTCAGGGCGGCCCGCAGATTTACGAACTTTCCGTTGCAGACGCGAGAAAAGTGCTCTCGGATGCCCAGGCAGGAGACGTAGCGAAGCTGCCAGCGGACATCGAGGATCGCAGGATATCCACCGGCCCTCAGGGGGAGGTCGCGATTCGCATTGTCCGCCCCCAGGGCAGCACGGGCGCGCTGCCGGTGGTAATGTACTTTCATGGAGGCGGCTGGGTGCTGGGCGACAAGAACACCCATGACCGGCTGATCCGGGAGATCGCCAACGGAGCCCATGCCGCGGTCGTGTTCGTTGAGTACACGCCTTCACCCGAGGCCAGGTATCCTGTCGCCATCGAGGAGGCCTATGCCGCGACGAAGTGGATCGCGGAGAACGGTCGTACCCTGAATCTGGACACTTCGCGCCTGGCCGTGGTGGGAGACAGCGTGGGTGGAAACATGGCTGCCGCAGTCACCCTGCTGGCGAAGGAGCGTGGCGGCCCGAGCATTGATTTCCAGGTGCTCTTCTACCCGGTGACGGATGCCGACTTCGATACGCCGTCCTATCAGCAGTTTGCCAGCGGCCATTTTCTGACCCGCGAGGGAATGAAATGGTTCTGGAATCACTACGCACCGGATATGGATGCACGAGAGGAGCCTACGGCCTCGCCGCTGAAGGCTTCGATCGATCAACTCCGAGGTCTGCCGCCGGCGCTCATCATCAACGGAGAATGCGACGTTTTGCGCGACGAGGGTGAGTCGTATGCACGCAAGCTGATCCAGGCAGGCGTACCGGTTACCGCCACGCGCTACCTCGGAACCATCCATGACTTCGTCATGTTGAACGCCATAACGGATACTCCGGCCCCACGCGCCGCCATAGCCCTGGCGAACGACATGCTGCGTGAGGCCTTTGGGCAGGAATCCGCCCGGGCCGCGGCCTAG
- a CDS encoding site-2 protease family protein, translating into MPMPHFDIAQIIREIALLAVPFLLAITCHEVAHGYMAYRLGDPTAKLAGRLTLNPLKHLDVLGTLVLVVTRMIGWAKPVPVDSRYFRDPLKGMMYVSLAGPGANFALAIIFALLFHGLNALFGGRPLGEVELMFIEPLANIFYLGVQINLVLGLFNLLPIPPMDGSGILAYFLPRTAVAQYLAVGRYGFLVIILLAATGMLGKLLWPPVAFFMKMLLF; encoded by the coding sequence ATGCCCATGCCGCATTTCGATATTGCTCAAATCATCAGGGAGATCGCCCTCCTGGCGGTGCCCTTTCTTCTAGCCATCACCTGCCATGAAGTTGCCCACGGGTATATGGCCTACCGCCTGGGCGACCCCACGGCCAAGCTGGCGGGCAGATTGACGCTCAACCCCCTCAAGCACCTTGACGTGCTGGGCACCCTGGTGCTGGTCGTCACGCGCATGATCGGTTGGGCCAAGCCCGTGCCCGTGGATTCGCGCTACTTCCGCGACCCGCTCAAGGGCATGATGTACGTGTCCCTGGCCGGACCGGGCGCCAACTTCGCCTTGGCCATCATCTTCGCCCTGCTCTTTCATGGGCTCAACGCGCTCTTCGGCGGCCGGCCCCTGGGCGAGGTAGAGCTCATGTTCATCGAGCCCCTGGCCAACATCTTCTACCTCGGCGTACAGATCAACCTGGTGCTCGGCCTGTTCAACCTGCTGCCCATACCGCCCATGGACGGCAGCGGCATCCTGGCCTACTTTCTGCCCCGCACCGCAGTGGCGCAATACCTGGCAGTCGGACGCTACGGATTCCTCGTAATCATTCTGCTCGCCGCCACCGGGATGCTCGGTAAGCTACTTTGGCCGCCAGTGGCCTTCTTCATGAAGATGCTCCTGTTCTAA